The Candidatus Binatus sp. genome has a window encoding:
- a CDS encoding Zn-ribbon domain-containing OB-fold protein: MAEQAQATDTGPRPIVPWLKLAPKPHLEGIKCACGAIYLDPKRVACSKCGEAGKFSPITLSDKGKVYVFSVVHQSFPGVKTPYVTAIVDLPEGISVRANLVDVDFAQAQKEPNKVFNMPVELVTSVTAKDREGHDVVAFSYRPSKN; this comes from the coding sequence ATGGCTGAGCAGGCTCAAGCTACTGACACTGGACCGCGTCCAATTGTTCCCTGGTTGAAACTGGCGCCGAAACCGCATCTTGAGGGAATCAAATGCGCTTGCGGTGCGATTTATCTCGATCCGAAGCGCGTCGCATGCTCGAAGTGCGGCGAAGCCGGCAAGTTCTCGCCAATTACGCTTTCCGACAAGGGCAAAGTGTACGTTTTTTCGGTGGTGCATCAGTCGTTCCCGGGAGTCAAGACGCCGTACGTGACGGCGATCGTCGATCTGCCGGAGGGCATCAGCGTGCGCGCGAATCTAGTAGACGTCGATTTCGCCCAGGCGCAGAAGGAACCGAACAAGGTTTTCAATATGCCGGTCGAATTGGTGACCAGCGTCACGGCCAAGGATCGCGAAGGCCATGACGTGGTGGCATTTTCGTACCGCCCAAGCAAAAATTAG
- a CDS encoding DNA internalization-related competence protein ComEC/Rec2, which yields MPLWPAIVLALIALMLLFASRPMIGLAIAYLAIFFCAASSVTRLFDPPRPPQSIRNFADGSHLTIEGRLYREPERETYGVRLYAAVNRAGERIEALRASSGTIRIAVLGGGNFNLGDEILLTGRIRFPRNEGNPGEFDYAGLMARDGIDATMSAQIDALGTATFQVIGHRARFPSAQIEDVRKHIGEFIDRNLSYPENAEMRALVIGDRGEIQEPLRQTFARTGMAHLLVISGLHLSIVGAAMFAAIRLAMMLLRGLSSRGYANKVAAIAAAIAVCAYASIAGHHVSTIRALVMVLAYMLALAIDRPREAIASLALAAIVICVALPGSTADIGFQLSFASVIAIVIGMRRFAAWFTRRKRLGLLPAERTPRFWRYAELILGYCAVSFWAMLGTAPLTAFHFNQFAIVGLVANAVVVPIMAFGATVSGLVAAAISFVSEPLARIILHMGGKALELGNWFAAWFVDWPLAWFRTFTPTPPELGVAYGLLILWLLAPLAAPIRENRDAEPSPESATVPARRFGWRLGCVAVLLLVLLIDSAWWLRERYFNPDLRVTFLSVGEGDAAAIQFPGARVMLIDGGGSYSGFDAGERIVAPFLWSRKIMRVDYLVLSHPDLDHFGGLDFIALNFAPRAFWTTPITGAASASFVELLADLIRAQIPLVQVGGRAPISSIAGVAIDSLNNAVIMETSPSKRGRKNATHNNASMVLRFSFGPTSILFTGDIEAGAERAMLNNSAVLRSTMLKVPHHGSATSSTPAFIAAVHPQAAIISDGYLNRFHFPSATVLDRYAAAGARVFRTDLDGALMLDATRDAATIRTWRDKIAHRVAAPPSPSIHH from the coding sequence ATGCCTCTATGGCCCGCGATCGTCCTCGCGCTGATCGCGCTGATGCTACTTTTCGCATCGCGGCCGATGATCGGCCTCGCGATCGCCTATCTCGCGATCTTCTTTTGCGCCGCCTCGAGCGTGACGCGCCTTTTCGATCCGCCGCGGCCGCCGCAAAGCATCCGCAATTTCGCCGACGGCTCTCATCTCACAATCGAGGGCCGGCTCTATCGCGAGCCGGAGCGCGAGACTTACGGCGTTCGCCTTTATGCAGCGGTGAATCGAGCTGGAGAGCGAATTGAGGCTTTGCGCGCATCGAGCGGAACGATTCGTATCGCGGTGCTCGGCGGCGGCAACTTCAATCTCGGCGACGAGATCCTGCTTACGGGCCGGATTCGGTTTCCGCGCAACGAAGGAAATCCCGGCGAGTTCGATTATGCCGGATTGATGGCGCGCGACGGTATCGACGCGACGATGAGTGCGCAAATCGACGCGCTGGGAACGGCGACCTTCCAAGTGATTGGTCATCGCGCGCGATTTCCGTCCGCGCAGATCGAAGACGTTCGCAAGCATATCGGCGAGTTTATCGATCGCAATCTGTCGTATCCGGAAAACGCCGAGATGCGCGCGCTGGTGATCGGCGATCGCGGCGAAATCCAGGAACCGCTCCGCCAGACTTTTGCGCGAACCGGGATGGCGCATCTGCTGGTTATTTCGGGGCTTCACTTGAGTATCGTCGGCGCGGCGATGTTCGCGGCAATCCGGCTCGCGATGATGCTGTTGCGCGGGCTCTCGAGCCGCGGCTACGCCAACAAGGTCGCGGCAATCGCCGCTGCGATCGCGGTGTGCGCGTATGCGTCGATCGCGGGGCATCATGTTTCGACGATACGCGCGCTGGTGATGGTGCTGGCGTACATGCTCGCGCTGGCGATCGATCGTCCGCGCGAGGCGATCGCGTCGCTCGCGCTGGCGGCGATCGTGATTTGTGTCGCGCTCCCGGGTTCCACCGCGGACATTGGCTTTCAGCTCTCGTTCGCCTCGGTGATCGCGATTGTGATTGGGATGCGTCGATTTGCCGCGTGGTTCACGCGCCGCAAACGCCTTGGTCTGTTGCCTGCCGAGCGGACGCCTCGATTCTGGCGATACGCCGAGCTGATTCTCGGATACTGTGCAGTGTCGTTCTGGGCGATGCTCGGAACGGCGCCGCTGACCGCGTTTCACTTCAATCAGTTTGCGATTGTGGGCTTGGTCGCAAATGCCGTGGTGGTGCCAATCATGGCATTCGGCGCGACCGTCAGCGGACTCGTCGCCGCCGCTATCAGTTTCGTTTCGGAGCCGCTCGCGCGGATAATTTTGCACATGGGCGGCAAGGCGCTCGAGCTTGGCAACTGGTTCGCCGCGTGGTTCGTCGATTGGCCGCTCGCATGGTTTCGAACTTTCACGCCGACGCCGCCGGAACTCGGAGTCGCGTACGGATTGCTGATTCTGTGGCTGCTGGCGCCGCTCGCAGCGCCGATTCGCGAGAATCGCGACGCAGAGCCCAGTCCCGAGTCGGCGACGGTGCCCGCTCGGCGATTCGGCTGGCGTCTCGGATGCGTAGCGGTGCTCCTGCTGGTGCTGCTGATCGATTCGGCGTGGTGGCTCCGCGAGCGATACTTCAATCCCGACCTGCGCGTGACATTTTTATCGGTGGGGGAGGGCGACGCCGCGGCGATCCAGTTCCCGGGCGCGCGCGTGATGCTGATCGACGGCGGCGGTTCGTATAGCGGCTTCGACGCGGGCGAACGAATCGTCGCGCCATTTCTGTGGTCGCGAAAAATCATGCGTGTTGATTACCTGGTGCTGAGTCATCCCGATCTCGACCATTTCGGCGGGCTGGATTTCATCGCGCTGAATTTCGCGCCGCGCGCATTTTGGACGACGCCAATCACCGGCGCCGCCAGCGCGAGCTTCGTCGAATTGCTCGCTGATCTGATTCGCGCGCAAATCCCGCTCGTGCAGGTGGGAGGACGCGCGCCCATCTCATCGATCGCCGGCGTAGCGATCGATTCCTTGAACAACGCCGTGATCATGGAGACGTCGCCGAGCAAGCGCGGGCGCAAGAACGCGACGCACAACAACGCCTCGATGGTGCTCCGCTTCAGTTTTGGGCCGACCTCGATTCTGTTCACTGGCGATATCGAAGCGGGCGCCGAGCGCGCGATGCTCAACAATTCCGCCGTGCTGCGCTCGACGATGCTCAAGGTGCCGCATCATGGCAGCGCAACGTCCTCGACACCGGCCTTTATCGCGGCGGTCCATCCACAGGCCGCGATTATTTCAGATGGATACCTGAACCGATTTCATTTCCCCTCCGCGACGGTGCTCGATCGCTACGCCGCAGCGGGTGCGCGCGTTTTCAGGACCGATCTCGACGGCGCGTTGATGCTCGACGCGACCCGTGACGCGGCGACGATTCGGACCTGGCGGGACAAGATCGCGCATCGCGTCGCCGCGCCTCCAAGTCCGTCGATTCATCACTAA
- a CDS encoding thiolase family protein, with product MRNVYVLGTGMIKFGRYPEKTVPELGGAAVLLALKDAGVTIKDVEMFACGNLYQSNAMVGQRILQQIGQTGIPVINVSNACATGSTAFREAYMSIAAGMYDIAMAVGVEQMGKQGLLGGTGGGDPAYSTEGKVGSSLMPAVFGQAGVEHMRKYGTKMEHFAKISVKSHKHATKNPYSQYRNEVSLEDVMNARMVGYPNTLYMCCPTGDGAAAAILVSEDKLKQLAGGRKRAKVAASILTSDPWTDRDLTLPDVNTLTQRASKLAYETAGLGPKDIALTELHDCFATAELLHYENLGLCGEGEAGAFIDSGGGVHPDLGGKAPVNVSGGLLSKGHPLGATGVANICEVVWHITQDDRAKERLVPNAKAGQAHVIGLGSACTIHILTV from the coding sequence ATGCGTAATGTTTATGTTCTCGGAACCGGGATGATCAAGTTCGGACGCTATCCCGAGAAGACCGTTCCGGAACTGGGCGGCGCGGCCGTGCTGCTCGCACTCAAGGACGCCGGTGTCACGATCAAGGACGTCGAGATGTTCGCCTGCGGCAATCTCTACCAGTCCAACGCGATGGTCGGGCAGCGTATCCTCCAGCAGATCGGCCAGACCGGCATCCCGGTAATCAACGTGTCCAACGCGTGCGCCACCGGTTCGACGGCGTTTCGCGAAGCATACATGTCGATCGCGGCCGGGATGTACGATATCGCGATGGCGGTCGGCGTCGAGCAGATGGGCAAGCAGGGACTGCTCGGCGGCACTGGCGGCGGCGATCCGGCCTACTCGACCGAAGGCAAAGTAGGTTCGAGTTTGATGCCGGCGGTGTTCGGACAAGCGGGCGTCGAGCATATGCGCAAGTACGGCACCAAGATGGAGCACTTCGCGAAGATCTCGGTGAAATCGCACAAGCATGCGACCAAGAATCCGTACTCGCAGTATCGCAACGAAGTATCGCTCGAAGACGTGATGAACGCCCGCATGGTCGGCTATCCGAACACGCTTTATATGTGTTGCCCGACCGGCGACGGCGCGGCGGCGGCGATTCTCGTGTCGGAAGACAAACTCAAGCAGCTCGCGGGCGGACGCAAGCGGGCGAAGGTCGCGGCGTCGATACTCACGTCAGATCCGTGGACCGATCGCGATCTGACGCTGCCCGATGTCAACACGCTGACGCAGCGCGCGTCGAAGCTGGCCTACGAGACGGCGGGCCTCGGGCCTAAGGACATCGCATTGACCGAACTGCATGACTGCTTCGCGACGGCAGAACTGCTGCATTACGAGAACCTGGGTCTCTGCGGTGAGGGCGAAGCCGGCGCGTTTATCGATTCGGGCGGCGGCGTGCATCCGGACCTCGGCGGCAAGGCGCCGGTCAACGTATCGGGCGGGCTGCTCTCGAAGGGGCATCCTCTCGGCGCGACCGGAGTGGCGAACATCTGCGAGGTGGTGTGGCATATCACTCAGGACGATCGCGCCAAGGAACGGCTGGTGCCTAACGCCAAGGCGGGCCAGGCCCACGTGATCGGGCTAGGTTCCGCCTGTACGATTCATATCCTGACGGTATAA
- the aspS gene encoding aspartate--tRNA ligase — protein MAKSERYSPLPPWQRTDYCGALRAADEGREVALWGWVQTRRDHGRLIFIDLRDREGIVQLVMNPEHNAAAHAAAGDARSEYYVAVRGKVVRRSEGSVNAELPTGEIEILASDFEILNVSAPLPFQVTDASATAEEIRLKYRYLDLRRPEMQQNLRRRHQALKAVREYLDQNGFVDIETPILFKSTPEGARDYLVPSRVNPGKFYALPQSPQLLKQVLMIGGFDRYYQIARCFRDEDLRANRQPEFSQIDIEMTCPRPEDIQSIAEGMIASVYRHVLGIDVQPPFPRMTYADAMDRFGVDKPDMRFGLELKNLTAGFAGTAFKVFAEILGRGESIYGINVPGAHQLTRRELDELTESVRARYSMGLAWIKVGEQGWQGPIAKYISNAEKQAVTASANLAQGDTLIMVAGLPDRVRPVLGDIRLQLGAKFGLDKSTEWKFLWVVDFPLFDYSDEDQRMVAVNHPFTAPNPDDLAMLESAPLKARALAYDLVLNGQELAGGSIRIHSRELQLKVFELLGLSRADAADRFGFLLDALRFGAPPHGGIAFGVDRICMMLCGTDSLRDVIAFPKTQRAVDPMSGAPSEVDPRQLRELSIKVTS, from the coding sequence ATGGCGAAAAGTGAACGATATTCTCCGCTGCCGCCGTGGCAACGGACCGATTACTGCGGCGCGCTTCGCGCCGCCGACGAGGGCCGCGAGGTTGCGCTCTGGGGATGGGTGCAGACGCGGCGCGATCATGGCAGGCTGATTTTCATCGATCTGCGCGATCGCGAAGGAATCGTTCAGTTGGTGATGAATCCCGAGCATAACGCCGCGGCGCATGCGGCGGCCGGCGATGCGCGCTCGGAGTACTACGTCGCGGTTCGCGGCAAAGTCGTGCGCCGCTCCGAGGGGAGCGTCAACGCTGAACTGCCGACCGGCGAGATCGAAATCCTCGCGAGCGATTTCGAAATTCTGAACGTCTCCGCGCCGCTGCCGTTCCAGGTGACCGACGCGTCTGCGACCGCCGAGGAAATCCGTCTCAAGTATCGCTATCTCGATCTGCGGCGGCCCGAGATGCAGCAAAATTTGCGCCGGCGGCATCAGGCGCTCAAAGCGGTCCGCGAATATCTCGATCAGAATGGCTTCGTCGATATCGAAACGCCGATCCTTTTCAAATCGACGCCCGAGGGCGCGCGCGATTACCTGGTGCCGAGCCGCGTCAATCCGGGCAAATTTTACGCGCTGCCGCAATCGCCGCAATTGCTGAAGCAGGTGCTGATGATCGGCGGCTTCGATCGCTACTATCAGATCGCGCGATGCTTTCGCGACGAGGACCTGCGCGCGAATCGACAACCCGAGTTCAGCCAGATCGATATCGAGATGACGTGTCCGCGGCCAGAGGATATACAGTCGATCGCGGAGGGCATGATCGCGTCGGTGTATCGCCACGTGCTCGGAATCGATGTGCAGCCCCCGTTTCCGCGGATGACGTATGCCGACGCGATGGATCGCTTCGGCGTGGACAAGCCGGATATGCGCTTCGGCCTCGAGCTTAAGAACCTGACCGCGGGCTTTGCCGGAACCGCGTTCAAGGTGTTCGCCGAAATTCTCGGCCGCGGCGAATCGATCTACGGGATTAATGTTCCGGGCGCTCATCAATTGACCCGCCGCGAACTCGACGAGCTTACCGAATCGGTGCGTGCGCGCTACTCGATGGGCCTCGCGTGGATCAAAGTGGGTGAGCAGGGATGGCAGGGTCCGATCGCGAAGTACATCAGCAACGCGGAAAAGCAGGCGGTGACAGCGTCAGCGAATCTTGCGCAGGGCGACACACTGATCATGGTCGCGGGATTGCCCGATAGAGTTCGCCCCGTGCTGGGCGATATCCGGCTTCAACTCGGCGCGAAGTTCGGACTCGACAAGTCCACCGAGTGGAAATTTTTGTGGGTCGTCGATTTTCCGCTGTTCGACTACAGCGATGAAGACCAGCGCATGGTCGCGGTGAATCATCCGTTCACCGCGCCGAATCCCGACGACCTCGCGATGCTCGAATCGGCGCCGCTGAAAGCGCGCGCGCTCGCCTACGACCTGGTGCTCAACGGCCAGGAACTCGCCGGCGGCTCGATTCGTATTCACAGCCGCGAGTTGCAACTCAAGGTGTTCGAGTTGCTCGGCCTTTCGCGCGCGGACGCCGCCGATCGATTCGGGTTCCTGCTCGACGCGCTTCGTTTCGGCGCGCCGCCGCACGGCGGAATCGCGTTCGGCGTCGATCGCATCTGCATGATGCTCTGCGGCACCGATTCGCTGCGCGACGTGATCGCATTTCCAAAAACGCAGAGGGCGGTCGATCCGATGAGCGGCGCGCCGTCTGAAGTCGATCCGCGCCAACTCAGGGAATTGTCGATCAAGGTGACGTCATGA
- a CDS encoding type II toxin-antitoxin system RelE/ParE family toxin codes for MGDQPKRKPVRFVGSARSDLRAFPREVKLVFASALSAAQLGGKHRDSKVLKGFGGANVLEIADDHDGDTYRGVYTVRFASIIYVLHAFQKKSKRGSETSKRDMDLIRQRLKSAEQDYKSEHK; via the coding sequence GTGGGCGACCAGCCGAAACGGAAACCAGTACGTTTTGTCGGCAGTGCGAGGTCGGACCTTCGAGCGTTTCCGCGAGAAGTAAAACTTGTCTTTGCTAGTGCTCTGAGCGCAGCACAACTGGGCGGCAAGCATCGAGACTCGAAGGTGCTCAAAGGTTTCGGTGGCGCAAACGTACTTGAAATCGCGGACGACCACGACGGCGACACGTATCGCGGCGTTTATACGGTTCGCTTCGCAAGCATCATCTATGTGCTCCACGCATTTCAGAAGAAATCGAAGAGAGGGAGCGAAACTTCGAAGAGAGACATGGACCTAATCAGGCAAAGGCTCAAAAGCGCTGAACAGGATTACAAATCCGAACACAAGTAG
- a CDS encoding helix-turn-helix domain-containing protein, which translates to MNLVIKGSGNVFRDLGLPDADILQAKADLVFKIGALIEKRGLTQNQAAELLGITQPKVSALLRGHLDGFSMERIVKFLAALDQRIRISVRPRTKAGSAVEVA; encoded by the coding sequence ATGAATCTTGTAATTAAAGGCAGCGGGAATGTCTTTCGCGATCTCGGACTACCTGACGCGGACATTCTACAAGCAAAGGCCGATCTGGTTTTCAAAATTGGAGCCCTGATCGAGAAACGGGGGCTCACTCAAAACCAGGCGGCGGAACTTCTTGGCATTACTCAGCCCAAGGTTTCCGCACTACTGCGCGGGCATCTTGATGGGTTCTCGATGGAGCGGATTGTGAAGTTCCTCGCCGCGCTGGATCAGAGAATCAGAATCAGCGTGAGACCGCGAACCAAAGCTGGCAGCGCAGTCGAGGTGGCTTGA
- a CDS encoding GNA1162 family protein: MRGLSLAQFAALGFLALYAPGCSAIAADTVIATKDTLKDITRTSNLKAHAVSSIKTIQVNRVAVMPLIEEPVGTGDPLAPGAAEAVTAELYSQVAIAGGWETVPLQDVEDAMQKMAPTTAANEDQNALKLGHDVSADGVIYGTVERYKERVGMDYSASSPASVTFSLKFVDLKTQQVVWTGKFAKSQAALSENIFDLANFVQRSGRWVRAHEIALEGVKAAVADLHGDLNLQQNVRRFETGTYGQLKSGQQRYTAGPGGIQ; encoded by the coding sequence ATGAGGGGACTTTCACTGGCGCAGTTCGCTGCGCTTGGCTTTCTTGCGTTGTACGCTCCCGGCTGTTCGGCGATCGCGGCCGACACCGTGATCGCAACCAAGGACACGTTGAAGGACATCACGCGTACCTCGAATCTCAAAGCGCACGCGGTTTCCTCGATCAAGACGATCCAGGTGAATCGCGTCGCCGTGATGCCGCTGATCGAGGAGCCGGTCGGCACGGGCGATCCGTTGGCTCCAGGAGCGGCCGAGGCCGTCACCGCGGAACTCTACAGCCAGGTCGCGATTGCCGGCGGATGGGAGACGGTTCCGCTCCAGGACGTCGAAGACGCGATGCAGAAGATGGCGCCGACGACGGCCGCCAACGAGGATCAGAACGCTCTCAAGCTCGGACACGACGTTTCCGCCGACGGCGTGATCTATGGCACCGTCGAGCGCTACAAGGAGCGCGTCGGGATGGACTACTCGGCGTCGAGTCCCGCGTCGGTGACGTTCTCGCTAAAATTCGTCGATCTGAAAACGCAACAGGTCGTGTGGACCGGCAAGTTCGCCAAATCACAGGCGGCGCTCTCCGAGAATATTTTCGATCTGGCCAACTTCGTCCAGCGTTCCGGCAGATGGGTGCGCGCACATGAGATCGCGCTCGAAGGAGTGAAGGCGGCGGTCGCCGATCTTCACGGCGATCTCAATCTGCAGCAGAACGTCAGGCGCTTCGAAACGGGTACCTACGGACAGCTCAAATCGGGCCAGCAGCGTTACACCGCAGGTCCCGGCGGAATCCAGTAG
- the hisS gene encoding histidine--tRNA ligase yields MDLQRLRGFNDLFGSSSRLLTIIENHARELMERYSIGEIRIPLLERIELYQRSTGETSDIVEKQMYAFEDKDERQSTVVLRPEGTPGVVRAYITAGFDRTQPEQRFYYSGPMFRRERPQKGRYRQFFQFGVEIFGREDAACDAELLILIDDFVKQRLIDATMEINSIGCKECRPAFRAALIAWGKSHWDKLCDDCHNRIERNPLRLLDCKIDAKLAETAPSSLDYLCEACRAHFGVVQELAAAAGVTFVVNPRMVRGLDYYTRTAFEVRARGLGSQDTIVAGGRYDGLVEVLGGASIPGIGFAIGLDRVALAIEGNPRALQALGSRLDLPREAATRQIHRAPVAAFVVLGEAAARESVNLARVVRAAGLNVEMLSPYRSIKSQLSQANSMGARFAVIVGDREIEAKAARLRDLRRHEEVEAGFASLVPMIEARLTK; encoded by the coding sequence ATGGATTTGCAACGGCTAAGAGGGTTTAACGATCTCTTTGGATCGAGTTCGCGACTCCTCACTATCATTGAGAATCATGCGCGAGAGCTGATGGAACGCTATTCCATCGGCGAGATTAGAATCCCGCTATTGGAGAGAATCGAACTTTACCAACGTTCAACCGGAGAGACATCAGACATAGTTGAAAAACAGATGTACGCCTTCGAGGACAAAGATGAACGGCAGTCGACTGTCGTCCTGCGTCCCGAGGGCACACCCGGTGTTGTCAGAGCCTACATAACAGCAGGCTTTGACCGAACCCAGCCCGAGCAGCGCTTCTACTATTCCGGACCTATGTTTCGTCGAGAGCGACCGCAGAAGGGCCGCTATCGCCAGTTTTTCCAGTTCGGAGTCGAGATTTTTGGCCGCGAAGATGCGGCTTGCGACGCGGAACTCTTAATTTTGATAGATGATTTCGTAAAGCAGCGACTCATTGACGCGACGATGGAAATAAATTCGATCGGATGCAAGGAATGCAGGCCGGCGTTTCGCGCCGCGCTGATCGCGTGGGGCAAATCGCACTGGGACAAACTTTGCGACGACTGCCACAATCGAATCGAGCGCAATCCGCTCCGCCTGCTCGATTGCAAGATCGACGCGAAGCTCGCCGAGACTGCGCCGAGCAGCCTCGACTATCTCTGCGAGGCGTGCCGCGCGCACTTCGGCGTCGTGCAGGAACTCGCCGCCGCCGCCGGCGTCACGTTCGTCGTCAATCCGCGCATGGTGCGCGGCCTTGATTACTACACGCGCACCGCCTTCGAAGTCAGAGCTCGTGGTCTCGGATCGCAGGATACAATCGTAGCTGGCGGTAGATACGACGGTCTCGTGGAGGTGCTTGGCGGCGCCTCGATTCCCGGAATCGGCTTCGCGATTGGCCTTGATCGAGTTGCTCTTGCAATCGAAGGGAATCCAAGGGCGCTACAAGCGCTTGGTAGTCGCCTCGACTTGCCACGCGAGGCAGCGACTCGACAAATTCATCGCGCGCCAGTCGCTGCGTTCGTCGTTCTCGGTGAGGCGGCCGCACGCGAATCTGTCAACCTCGCTCGGGTAGTTCGAGCCGCAGGCCTAAATGTTGAAATGCTCTCGCCGTACCGAAGTATCAAGTCCCAACTATCTCAAGCGAACTCAATGGGTGCTCGGTTCGCCGTGATTGTCGGAGATCGTGAGATCGAAGCAAAGGCAGCGCGTCTGCGTGATCTACGGCGACATGAAGAAGTTGAGGCTGGCTTCGCAAGTCTAGTACCGATGATAGAAGCGCGATTAACCAAGTGA
- the uvrC gene encoding excinuclease ABC subunit UvrC encodes MPDDAENKRPDELAPAESSGAPIKPLGPQYSSLVEYPKESIVADAGQGVATTASKDRGDDSDADVAPSSDEQADSVTRKLEIISPEAGVYLLRDRAGKVLYVGKAKSLRPRVRSYFREGGDGRFQVRFLMRKVRDFDTIVTANEKEALILENNLIKQYRPRYNIRLKDDKSYLSAKITNHAWPRITVTRKIVKDGGRYFGPFGSADGLRETIDVIRKVFPLRTCTDTVFRNRSRPCLEYQIKRCLGPCCLAVDRDEYGAHLHAAQLLLEGKNLELLRTLRDQMKEHASRLEFEEAARLRDQVRAIEKTVERQTVLHHWGIDQDVFGIYREGGFIEAIVLIVRSGKLTSTQGWSFQDLEFSIDEVLSDLTVQYYSGARTIPDEVILPVELEDAGVRAELLSERRGKKCEVFVPQRGEKLRLLEMAMENARQSFLSRRDNEKTREAMLEELRIKLHLRSTPKRIECYDISNLQGSMVVGSQVTFDEGEPQKNLYRRYRIRSFEGQDDFASMYEVLKRRLERATRENIFPDLWVIDGGKGQLNVALEVLGEFNLREQIDCVSLAKQHVLNDGREIEVTKSEERVFLPNRKDPIVLPKNSTTLFLLVRIRDEAHRFAITYNRELRRRARLRSVLDDIEGIGPTRRRAMLRHFGSLRRIRAATIEEIAAVKGINLPLAAEIRRHLDQMTALLDDVEQGEQSSEELVAAVEPASEFPTRGESIQLHKNPL; translated from the coding sequence GCGGAATCGAGTGGCGCGCCGATCAAACCGCTCGGACCGCAGTACAGCTCGCTGGTCGAGTATCCGAAGGAGTCGATCGTAGCGGATGCAGGGCAGGGCGTCGCCACGACTGCATCGAAGGATCGCGGCGACGACTCCGACGCGGACGTTGCGCCATCCTCAGATGAACAAGCCGATTCGGTAACTCGCAAGCTCGAAATCATCTCACCGGAAGCGGGCGTCTATCTGCTGCGCGATCGCGCCGGCAAAGTGCTCTACGTCGGCAAGGCGAAGTCGCTTCGACCGCGCGTGCGCTCGTATTTTCGCGAAGGCGGCGACGGTCGCTTCCAGGTGCGCTTCCTGATGCGCAAGGTGCGCGACTTCGACACGATCGTCACCGCCAACGAGAAAGAAGCGCTGATCCTCGAGAACAACCTGATCAAGCAATATCGGCCGCGCTACAACATCCGGCTGAAGGACGACAAATCCTACTTGAGCGCGAAGATCACCAATCACGCGTGGCCGCGAATCACGGTGACGCGCAAAATTGTGAAAGACGGCGGCCGCTACTTCGGGCCGTTCGGATCGGCGGACGGGCTCCGCGAAACGATCGACGTCATCCGCAAAGTATTTCCGCTACGCACCTGCACCGACACGGTGTTTCGAAATCGCTCGCGGCCGTGTCTCGAATACCAGATCAAGCGATGCCTCGGGCCGTGCTGCCTCGCCGTCGATCGCGACGAATACGGCGCCCATCTCCACGCCGCGCAGTTGCTGCTCGAGGGCAAGAATCTCGAACTGCTGCGCACGCTGCGCGATCAGATGAAGGAGCACGCCTCGCGGCTCGAGTTCGAGGAGGCGGCGCGACTGCGCGACCAGGTGCGCGCGATCGAAAAGACCGTCGAGCGGCAGACGGTGCTGCATCATTGGGGAATCGATCAGGACGTGTTCGGGATTTATCGCGAAGGCGGATTTATCGAGGCGATCGTGCTGATCGTGCGGAGCGGCAAGCTCACCAGTACGCAGGGCTGGAGCTTTCAGGATTTGGAATTTTCGATCGATGAGGTGCTGTCGGATTTGACGGTGCAATACTACTCGGGCGCGCGCACGATTCCCGACGAAGTGATCCTGCCGGTCGAACTCGAAGACGCGGGCGTGCGCGCGGAACTGCTGTCGGAGCGGCGCGGCAAGAAGTGCGAAGTATTCGTGCCGCAGCGCGGCGAAAAATTGCGGCTGCTCGAGATGGCGATGGAAAATGCGCGGCAGAGTTTCTTAAGCCGCCGCGACAACGAGAAGACGCGTGAGGCGATGCTCGAGGAACTGCGCATCAAGCTGCATCTGCGGAGCACGCCGAAGCGAATCGAATGCTACGACATCTCGAATCTGCAAGGCTCGATGGTGGTCGGGTCGCAGGTCACGTTCGACGAAGGCGAGCCGCAAAAAAATCTCTATCGCCGCTACCGCATCCGCAGTTTCGAGGGGCAGGACGACTTCGCGAGCATGTACGAAGTGCTGAAACGGCGTTTGGAGCGCGCGACGCGGGAGAACATTTTTCCCGATTTGTGGGTGATCGACGGCGGCAAGGGCCAGCTCAATGTCGCGCTCGAGGTGCTTGGTGAGTTCAACTTGCGCGAGCAGATCGATTGCGTATCGCTGGCCAAGCAGCACGTGCTCAACGACGGGCGCGAAATCGAAGTGACAAAATCCGAAGAGCGCGTATTTTTGCCGAATCGCAAGGACCCGATCGTGCTGCCGAAAAATTCGACCACGCTCTTTCTGCTGGTGCGGATTCGCGACGAGGCGCATCGCTTTGCGATCACCTACAATCGCGAACTGCGCCGGCGCGCGCGGCTCCGCTCGGTGCTCGACGATATCGAAGGAATTGGACCGACGCGGCGGCGCGCGATGCTGCGGCATTTCGGCAGTCTGCGGCGGATTCGCGCGGCGACGATCGAGGAAATCGCGGCGGTCAAGGGCATCAATCTGCCGCTTGCGGCGGAAATCAGGCGCCATCTCGATCAGATGACGGCGCTGCTCGACGACGTCGAGCAGGGTGAGCAATCGAGCGAGGAACTGGTGGCGGCAGTCGAGCCGGCTTCAGAATTTCCAACGCGCGGCGAGAGCATCCAATTGCATAAGAATCCTCTGTGA